One region of Aphis gossypii isolate Hap1 unplaced genomic scaffold, ASM2018417v2 Contig00836, whole genome shotgun sequence genomic DNA includes:
- the LOC126555399 gene encoding uncharacterized protein LOC126555399, translated as MDEMYLDVAGGYEEDCKITQMQYHSFLPYSTTALSKYDEIRISIQNMDAYTLPCESYLYIEGKLNIPSDITAEKGEFNFTNNGLAFLFSEIRFEINGVEIQKLKSPGISSSLKGFCSHTPSELNNLQNAAWDVDMDASENKHFMLNNKFAGCIPLKHLFGFCEDYKKYYSTVINK; from the coding sequence ATGGATGAAATGTATTTGGACGTAGCTGGCGGATATGAAGAAGATTGCAAAATAACTCAAATGCAGTACCACTCTTTCCTTCCGTATTCGACTACAGCTTTATCCAAATATGATGAAATTAGAATATCTATTCAAAATATGGACGCTTACACTTTGCCTTGCGAGAGCTATCTTTACATTgaaggtaaattaaatataccttcAGATATTACAGCAGAGAAGGGTGAATTCAACTTTACAAATAATGGcttagcatttttattttctgaaatcCGATTTGAAATTAACGGAgtggaaatacaaaaattaaaatctcctGGAATATCTTCGAGTCTTAAAGGTTTTTGCTCGCACACTCCGAGTGAATTGAACAATCTACAAAATGCTGCTTGGGACGTAGATATGGATGCCagtgaaaataaacatttcatgttaaataacaaattcgcTGGTTGTATCCCGCTCAAACACTTGTTTGGATTTTgtgaagattataaaaaatactactcAACTGtaatcaacaaataa
- the LOC126555404 gene encoding uncharacterized protein LOC126555404, producing MANNLIDCNTFFIDSNVYLHIGLDPELLFNCVVCITSNSQCVKMSVELFQSINTLLNNVNFRLPSHLLLKEFKLMSIEEFNGVNILSIKCLQQDQNVQLTKENVKKILQLSDAMEEVIQMKNMYVRSASLLQACKISMFLGKEMPLPKDTKISDVEDYLEHIEVKKLKERISVQGTCLIADLKIKALKQLARGWLSSSPETEAEVNRPRTRAFVARERAKASRRLSYLK from the exons ATGGCTAATAATCTGATCGATTGTAACACATTCTTTATTGATAGCaatgtttatttacatattggcTTAGATCCGGAACTTTTGTTTAATTGTGTTGTTTGTATTACAAGTAACTCTCAGTGCGTGAAAATGAGTGTTGAATTGTTTCAATCCATAAATACACTTCTTAACAACGTAAACTTTAGACTTCCATCGCACTTACTGTTAAAGGAGTTTAAATTGATGTCAATAGAGGAATTCAACGGTGTCAACATTCTGTCAATCAAATGCTTGCAGCAAGACCAGAATGTGCAGTTGACTAAGGAGAATGTTAAAAAGATTTTACAATTGAGCGATGCCATGGAAGAAGTTATTcagatgaaaaatatgtatgttcgGTCCGCTTCATTGCTTCAGGCCTGTAAGATTTCAATGTTTCTGGGGAAAGAAATGCCGTTACCCaaagatacaaaaataagCGATGTTGAGGATTATCTGGAGCACATTGAGGTCAAGAAATTGAAAGAACGTATTTCAGTCCAAGGTACTTGTTTAATAGCAGATTTAAAGATTAAAGCACTCAAACAATTGGCAAGGGGCTGGTTATCTTCTTCACCCGAAACTGag gctGAAGTCAACAGACCGAGGACAAGAGCATTTGTAGCGCGTGAAAGGGCAAAGGCAAGCCGTAGATtaagttatttgaaataa